The following are encoded together in the Macrobrachium rosenbergii isolate ZJJX-2024 chromosome 21, ASM4041242v1, whole genome shotgun sequence genome:
- the LOC136849965 gene encoding solute carrier family 45 member 3-like — protein sequence MDLSGPQPLDVSRSPSSDSHTNVLAQRRLRKQPRGLPRLMAINALVCGVEIISSAAFTYIPPLLLKAGYTETVMTIILGVAPFLDMMTVPILAEWSDRCTSAIGRRRPFIMFLASVLLLSLILIPYSSVISSLFSIATPLRLHMIILAIGVILLDYSYQALFNPCESLLSDLMATAPEWEQTQGFTVYSASISLGCILGYLIVSVDWSSVGLLIGSQEQTAFTVIFILFLPCLFLTLVFANEKPFKRTKTTLSNPVEGEIRVGRDIGSEAPFLLGKSKGSISDEEITVLDLSSDSTTIVRDHPSDGGYESGSSETDETTPLTLSSSEMLKWRYHRFLHQINRLPKITLQRCINNVLRILLKIMKILIYLPYQVFKLPVGTWHKVTKAPAVLRRLFLAELFGWMGFMCHNMFFTDFVGQYMYGGQPDAQEHTKLAVLYDEGVRMGSWGLFLHSLTACMYAFFIQQHIVRLLGHRTVFIGGLLMFALTMAATIVSPTMPFLNVVTALSGIGFAALTSTPNMLVTLYNSDRQLYMWDNNNSADIQEEKGLGTDVAVLDIAYFLAQIILSIFMGPLVDLTGSALPYMVVSALTGVVAVYCSTRVVFTDQQLMQLRAGTF from the exons ATGGACCTTTCTGGTCCCCAACCACTGGATGTATCGCGAAGCCCGTCATCCGACAGCCATACAAATGTGCTCGCGCAAAGGAGGCTGCGAAAGCAGCCCAGGGGCTTGCCCCGCCTCATGGCAATCAATGCCCTGGTTTGTGGAGTTGAGATCATATCCAGTGCGGCCTTCACCTACATCCCTCCATTGCTGCTCAAAGCTGGATATACGGAGACTGTTATGACCATCATCCTCGGAGTAG ctccgTTTCTGGACATGATGACTGTTCCCATCTTGGCCGAGTGGAGCGACCGCTGCACGTCGGCCATTGGTCGGCGTCGGCCGTTCATCATGTTCTTGGCTTCGGTTCTGCTCCTCTCACTTATCCTTATCCCCTACAGCTCTGTCATCAGCAGCCTTTTTAGCATCGCCACTCCTTTGAGATTACA CATGATCATCTTGGCAATCGGTGTCATCCTCCTAGACTATAGTTACCAGGCCCTATTTAACCCCTGTGAGTCGCTGCTGTCCGATTTGATGGCCACAGCACCCGAGTGGGAACAGACGCAGGGATTCACCGTGTATTCTGCTAGCATCTCCTTGGGCTGTATCCTGGGGTACCTCATCGTGTCTGTTGACTGGTCGTCCGTCGGACTCCTGATCGGCTCACAGGAACAAACTGCATTTACTGTCATCTTCATCCTGTTCTTACCGTGTCTGTTCCTCACGCTGGTATTTGCAAACGAAAAGCCGTTCAAACGGACGAAAACGACGCTCTCGAACCCCGTCGAAGGAGAGATTCGAGTCGGGCGCGACATAGGCTCCGAGGCGCCGTTTTTGTTGGGGAAGAGCAAAGGCAGCATAAGCGACGAGGAGATCACGGTCCTCGACCTCAGCAGCGACAGCACCACCATCGTGAGGGACCACCCCTCCGACGGAGGCTACGAGAGCGGCTCGAGCGAGACAGACGAGACGACGCCCCTCACTCTCTCCTCGTCGGAAATGCTGAAGTGGCGGTATCATCGTTTCCTTCATCAAATCAATAGGCTTCCGAAGATAACGTTACAAAGGTGCATTAATAATGTGCTGCGTATACtgctgaaaattatgaaaatactaatttatttaccatATCAG GTTTTTAAGTTACCTGTTGGCACATGGCACAAAGTGACCAAGGCACCTGCCGTTCTGCGCCGCTTGTTCCTTGCCGAACTCTTCGGCTGGATGGGTTTCATGTGCCACAACATGTTCTTCACGGATTTTGTAGGCCAGTACATGTATGGTGGACAGCCGGATGCTCAGGAACACACAAAGTTAGCAGTCCTTTATGATGAAGGCGTCCGCATGGGATCCTGGGGACTCTTTCTCCACAGCCTCACAG cttgtatgtatgcatttttcatacagcaacatATAGTTCGTCTCTTAGGCCATCGAACAGTATTTATTGGTGGCTTGCTGATGTTCGCATTGACTATGGCAGCAACAATTGTCTCTCCAACAATGCCTTTCCTCAATGTTGTGACAGCTTTGTCAGGGATTGGCTTTGCTGCCCTCACGTCTACCCCAAACATGCTTGTTACATTGTATAATTCGGACAGGCAG TTGTACATgtgggacaacaacaacagcgcaGATATACAGGAGGAAAAGGGGCTGGGAACCGATGTGGCCGTACTGGACATTGCTTACTTCTTGGCTCAAATCATCTTGTCAATCTTCATGGGCCCTCTCGTTGACTTGACAGGCTCTGCCTTGCCTTACATGGTGGTATCAGCTTTGACAGGGGTCGTTGCAGTGTATTGTAGCACGCGTGTGGTGTTTACCGATCAGCAGCTAATGCAACTCAGGGCTGGGACTTTTTAA